Within Vicia villosa cultivar HV-30 ecotype Madison, WI linkage group LG1, Vvil1.0, whole genome shotgun sequence, the genomic segment ATGCTAGGGCACATATTAAACCTATTATAATTAGAAAATGATAAATTTActtaaatatagtaaaatcatatttaaaactagtcagagacccgtgctgtcgcacgggtgcattatttatggtgtagtattttttaaattatatgaaaaaaatatgaaataaaaagtttgaccaaattgtatatttaaaatagaaattaaccattaaaaaaaattaatttcaacaacatatattttgaggatgggtaatttaattatgatattgtgtaaataactaaaaaaatatgtagtaatttagaatcttcaaataataacCATAAATATATTTGGGGGCGACCGTTGTTGAACTGTCGCAATTTTCTTTTAAGGGCAGTTGGGCCTACAACCGCCGTACAATGTTtccgatttttttaaaattatgtcgCAACCTATATgtcgcaaaaaaaaaaattcttgtagtgtgagatggagaaaaaattaatatttaaaaataaagattttgtctcttgaattaaaataatgattgattaactaaaataaatattttcttgttagtgacccgtgagataaatacatttttcatcatgctaattaaattaaaaaaatacattatacaaataaatctaaaatgaattacttaattattaaataattatacaaagaaaaaattgatccatgagacggaaagagaataaaaagaattttaacattcgaaaaaataaataaaatatgtattatgttgatagtgacccgtaaactacAACATAGTATcaagtaaatttatttaatactgtatcatatatatttaaaaacatgtaaatttaaaatgaacgattcaattataaatgaataataatcataaatatgcaactatattatattttcaattgaaattgtactttataaagagaaagagaatgaggtagtgtattatgtttttaaaattaaaaaaatacattatacaaataaattacttaattattaaataattaagcaaagaaaaaaattgatccatgagacggaaaaagaataaaaagaattttaacatttgaaaaaataaataaaatatgtattatgttgatagtgacccgtaaactacaacctaatatcatgtaaatttatttaatattgtataaaatatatttaaaaatatgtaaatttaaaataaatgattcaattgtaaatgaataataatcataaatatgcaactatattatattttcaattgaaattgtactttataaGGAGAGAGGAaatgaggtagtgtattatgttgTAGAAAGTTGGTGGACCAATGAGAGTGGAACACTTGGTGCAAAAGGTAAAAAGATGAAGggttattttgttagttaccaaattGTCCTTTTTGTAGTGTAAATTTATTTTGAGGAAAGGGCAATTTAGAAAATTTGGTCAATCTTTTAATATAtgttagatagtagatagtagaagtAGATAGTAGAGTAGATAGTAGatttcaaaatattgaatataactgtttcaaaaaatatttctataaatgttTTATTAATGGTAAATTCTTTGGTACCTTTTAGTTTGAGTTGGGTACCGGTACCCTTAgtgttaattgatttaaaattttaatttttttaaaataaaataatattaaaaaatgatgTGGCATTGAATATCTTCATTTGATTGGAGGAAGGTACCGGTACCCAACCAAATTCAAGGGTACCGGAGTGTTCACCTTTATTAATTTATACCCACCGAGAATTTTTCCTTATTTAAAGGGAAAATGTTCCAAGTCGGTAGATACTACTACTCTTACATAAATCCAAACACTCATCTGTTTTCTTGCATCTCTAAATCAATGGCTTCCACCACCATCACCGATACAGCTAAACACGTCATCTCAGAAATCCCAACATACATCACCGTCTACAGCGACGGCACCATCGAACGTCCACGGCAAGCACCACCAGTACCACCCAATCTCAACGACCCAACCTCCCCCGTTTCATCCAAAGACATCACCATCTCTCAAAACCCCAACATCTCCGCCCGTCTCTACCTCCCAAGAAACCCCACCACAAAACTCCCCATCTTAGTATTCTTCCACGGCGGCGGATTCTTCTTCGAATCAGCTTTCTCCAAACTCTTCCACCAACACTTCAACATCTTCGCTCCTCAAACAAACACCATAGTTGTTTCTGTCGAATATAGACTCGCTCCAGAACATCCTCTTCCTGCAGGGTACAATGATTGCTGGAGTTCTCTCCAGTGGGTTGCTTCTAAACAAGAACCGTGGCTAATCAACCACGGTGATTTCAACAGTGTTTTTATCGGCGGTGACAGTGCTGGTGGTAACATAGTTCATAACATCGCCATGCGTGCTGGCTCTGAAGCCTTGCCTAATGATGTTAAGCTTCTAGGAGCTATTTTACAACAACCTTTTTTCTATAGTTCGTACCCGGTTGGATTAGAGGGTGTTAAACTCAAGAGTTCAGATCATGATTTGTACTGTTCGGTTTGGAATTTAGTGTATCCATCAGCACCTGGTGGGATTGATAACCTTCATCTTAATCCTTTGGGTTTGGAGGCGCCGAGTTTGGAAGGACTTGGTTGTGATAGGATGATTGTTTGTGTGGCTGGGAAAGATGGACTTAGGGAGAGAGGGGTTTGGTATTATGAAAGTGTGAAAAAGAGTGGTTGGAAAGGGGAACTGGAGttgtttgaagaagaagatgaagatcatgtTTATCATATCTTTTATCCTGAGTCTGAGAATGGTCAGAAGTTGATCAAACGGTTGGTTTCTTTTCTGCacgaataattaatatatctgaTGGATAAATGAATAATGTTATATAATGATGTTTTATTGTGATGAAGAATAATAGTTATGAGCAATTTCACAACCATGTAAGAGTGATCTGTCATGTATGGGTATTCTCCTTCTCAATTGTTCATAAAAAGTGCAGGAATTTTagtcattttgttttgttttgatttgtttttatgaaattaaagaGTAGAGGTGTGTGCATAATGCACGATAGATTAACAGGCACAGCATGGTTTTATGATAAGATGACATGAGCAAGAGCTATGGAGCATTGTTTTTTCTTTTGGTTCGTTAACCTTTTTGGAATAAGTACAAGAATTGGATAATATTTTTGAGTCTCAATTATGCATTGTCACATAAAATTCCTACCATTTTGTCCTTATCTTCTCAATATAGAATACTGCAAGATATTTCCATCTGCACTAGGAAACATGGACATGTGCCTCTGCCTCAACGAACTGACAGACTCCAATGAAACCGGACCAGCACTACACCAATCCAAATTTTTTGGACACAAGTTGAAGTCTCCACTGTAGTTTAGGAAACAATCCAAATTTTCATCCTGCAGAAACAGACCAACATAAAATACCTCAATGCAGAAACAGACCAACATAAAGAATACACTCATAATCTCACACCACCCCAACCACTAAACTAGTTGATACTGTACACCACATAGTAGGATTAATGCATGAAATGATTTTTCAACTGTAATGAAGACTAAGAGTACCAGAAAAAGCTGCTAAGCCAAACTCCAGACCCACAGAGCCATAAGAGACTCGACTATTCTTCAGCCACCAAACGGAGACCACCAAGCTGCCAGACCAGCTGGATCACCAGTACAGCGCCTGCAACAGCATCGAACATTCAGACCACATCTACAGCAGACAAGGTAGATCCCAATGCCGAGAACAAAACTGCTAGACTTGCAATGCCACTATGCAGTAAGATTTTCAAACTGCTGGAAATTCAGACCACTTTTTGCATCACTTTTATT encodes:
- the LOC131639279 gene encoding 2-hydroxyisoflavanone dehydratase-like, whose product is MASTTITDTAKHVISEIPTYITVYSDGTIERPRQAPPVPPNLNDPTSPVSSKDITISQNPNISARLYLPRNPTTKLPILVFFHGGGFFFESAFSKLFHQHFNIFAPQTNTIVVSVEYRLAPEHPLPAGYNDCWSSLQWVASKQEPWLINHGDFNSVFIGGDSAGGNIVHNIAMRAGSEALPNDVKLLGAILQQPFFYSSYPVGLEGVKLKSSDHDLYCSVWNLVYPSAPGGIDNLHLNPLGLEAPSLEGLGCDRMIVCVAGKDGLRERGVWYYESVKKSGWKGELELFEEEDEDHVYHIFYPESENGQKLIKRLVSFLHE